The Ornithinimicrobium faecis genome includes a window with the following:
- the folE gene encoding GTP cyclohydrolase I FolE: MTTHPDLAPAPVLATADRLDQATRAAGAFLAALGVDCDNESMARSPRRMAQAYAAMLTSRPFEMTTFDNDEGYDELVLVRSIPVQSVCEHHLLPFTGQAHVGYLPGQRILGLSKFARVVEMFARRPQVQERLTQQIAEWIDHELAPRGVGVVIEAEHTCMTLRGVRAVGATTRTSALRGALRDGATRAEFLSLIH; this comes from the coding sequence GTGACGACCCACCCAGATCTCGCCCCCGCCCCCGTGCTGGCCACCGCGGATCGTCTTGACCAGGCCACTCGAGCTGCGGGCGCCTTCCTGGCCGCACTCGGCGTCGACTGCGACAACGAGAGCATGGCCCGCAGCCCGCGCCGGATGGCTCAGGCCTATGCCGCCATGCTCACCTCGAGACCGTTCGAGATGACCACCTTCGACAACGACGAGGGCTATGACGAGCTGGTCCTGGTCCGCTCGATCCCCGTGCAGTCGGTCTGCGAGCACCACCTGCTGCCGTTCACCGGGCAGGCCCACGTCGGCTATCTGCCCGGCCAACGCATCCTCGGGCTCTCGAAGTTCGCTCGCGTCGTGGAGATGTTTGCCCGTCGCCCGCAGGTCCAGGAGCGCCTCACCCAGCAGATCGCCGAGTGGATCGACCACGAGCTGGCACCACGCGGTGTCGGCGTGGTGATCGAGGCCGAGCACACCTGCATGACCCTGCGTGGGGTGCGTGCCGTCGGCGCGACCACCCGCACGTCCGCGCTGCGCGGCGCACTGCGCGACGGCGCCACCCGCGCCGAGTTCCTCAGCCTGATTCACTGA
- a CDS encoding VOC family protein: MTTTPELITPKDLLAADTSMGAVTLDVADLDVMTAYYRDAIALQVLSSEGSQVTLGRGTEPVVILRHSPELKAATPGQAGLFHTAILYDTQEALAATVATAAQYPGVRFVGSSDHLVSQAFYFDDPEGNGIELYWDRDRTQWSWTHGQVEMSTLYLDPNQFLREHLTEQGLADPTALGGAVVGHVHLSVGDVATAQEFYVHRLGFETTASVGNQALFVSAGKYHHHMAMNVWNSRGAGPRQRTLGLGQVDIVVPTADEVGALTERMKHFGLQTRDDGRTVSFDDPWANLINVRSADA, translated from the coding sequence ATGACCACGACGCCCGAACTGATCACCCCCAAGGATCTGCTGGCTGCCGACACCTCGATGGGCGCCGTGACCCTGGACGTCGCCGACCTCGACGTGATGACGGCCTACTACCGCGACGCGATCGCGCTGCAGGTGCTCTCCAGCGAGGGGTCGCAGGTCACCCTCGGGCGGGGGACCGAGCCGGTCGTCATCCTGCGGCACAGCCCCGAGCTCAAGGCCGCCACCCCCGGTCAGGCTGGCCTGTTCCACACGGCCATCCTGTATGACACCCAGGAGGCACTGGCCGCCACCGTGGCCACCGCCGCGCAGTATCCCGGTGTCCGCTTCGTGGGCTCCAGCGACCACCTGGTCAGCCAGGCGTTCTACTTCGATGACCCCGAGGGCAACGGCATCGAGCTCTACTGGGACCGCGACCGCACGCAGTGGAGCTGGACGCACGGTCAGGTCGAGATGTCCACGCTCTATCTCGACCCCAACCAGTTCCTGCGCGAGCACCTGACCGAGCAGGGTCTGGCCGACCCGACCGCGCTGGGTGGTGCCGTCGTGGGGCACGTCCACCTGTCCGTCGGCGACGTGGCCACGGCCCAGGAGTTCTATGTCCACCGGCTCGGCTTCGAGACGACGGCCAGTGTTGGCAACCAGGCGTTGTTCGTCAGCGCTGGCAAGTATCACCACCACATGGCGATGAACGTGTGGAACTCGCGCGGTGCCGGTCCGCGTCAGCGCACCCTGGGTCTGGGGCAGGTCGACATCGTCGTGCCGACCGCTGACGAGGTCGGTGCACTGACCGAGCGGATGAAGCACTTCGGTCTGCAGACCCGCGACGACGGCCGGACCGTGTCCTTCGACGACCCGTGGGCCAACCTGATCAACGTCCGCTCGGCCGACGCCTGA
- a CDS encoding pyridoxal phosphate-dependent decarboxylase family protein, whose amino-acid sequence MTDLQALFERAAQEAADFRASLDGRPVQAPADKAEVRSRLAVPLPAGPRDPSEVVEQLIDAAQPGLMGTPGPRYFGFVIGGALPAASAADILAVGWDQCAFNGHLAPAAAAAEEVAGGWLKDLLGLPESVGVGFVTGAQAANTVGLAAARHHLLRQVGWDVERSGLAGAPRLRALAGAERHATIDRSLRLLGLGSDALEAVTVDAQGAIDTDDLRRVLSAGSTGEDRPSVVCLQAGNVNTGAVDDLRTAITVAHDHGAWVHVDGAFGLWAAASPSLRHLVDGVELADSWGCDGHKWLNVPYDSGFAFCSRPDVQTAAMSYTASYLTGSGAEPGAADYTAESSRRARGFAVWAAVQELGRQGIADLIDRCCDHARRFADALSAAGLEVVNDVVLNQVLVGFGGQGAEADRRTDAVIARIQQDGTAWMGGTTWRGRRLMRIAVSNHLTTTADIDVSVEAVLRAARGLTD is encoded by the coding sequence ATGACTGACCTTCAGGCCCTGTTCGAGCGGGCAGCTCAGGAAGCGGCCGACTTCCGTGCGTCGCTGGATGGTCGCCCCGTGCAGGCGCCAGCCGACAAGGCCGAGGTGAGGAGCCGGCTGGCCGTGCCGTTGCCGGCGGGCCCACGCGATCCGAGCGAGGTGGTCGAGCAGCTCATCGACGCCGCGCAGCCCGGTCTGATGGGCACGCCCGGGCCTCGCTATTTCGGCTTCGTCATCGGGGGCGCTCTGCCGGCTGCCTCGGCCGCGGACATCCTCGCTGTCGGCTGGGACCAGTGCGCCTTCAACGGGCACCTCGCACCGGCGGCTGCCGCAGCCGAAGAGGTCGCCGGTGGGTGGCTCAAGGACCTGCTGGGTCTGCCTGAGTCGGTTGGTGTCGGCTTCGTGACCGGTGCGCAGGCCGCCAACACCGTGGGGCTGGCTGCGGCCCGGCACCACCTGCTGCGCCAGGTCGGGTGGGACGTGGAGCGCAGCGGGCTGGCCGGAGCACCACGGCTCAGGGCGCTCGCCGGCGCCGAGCGGCACGCCACGATCGACCGGTCGCTGCGGCTGCTCGGCCTGGGCTCCGACGCACTGGAGGCGGTGACCGTCGACGCCCAGGGAGCCATCGACACCGATGACCTGCGGCGGGTGCTGTCCGCGGGATCCACGGGCGAGGATCGTCCGAGCGTGGTCTGCCTGCAGGCGGGCAACGTCAACACCGGCGCCGTCGATGACCTGCGCACGGCCATCACCGTGGCGCACGACCACGGCGCGTGGGTGCACGTTGACGGGGCCTTCGGGTTGTGGGCGGCAGCCAGCCCTTCGCTGCGACACCTGGTCGACGGCGTGGAGCTGGCGGACTCCTGGGGGTGCGACGGGCACAAGTGGCTGAACGTCCCCTACGACTCGGGGTTCGCGTTCTGCTCCCGTCCCGACGTGCAGACGGCTGCGATGTCCTACACCGCCTCCTACCTCACCGGCTCCGGCGCTGAGCCCGGTGCGGCCGACTACACGGCCGAGTCCTCCCGGCGTGCCCGCGGCTTCGCTGTGTGGGCAGCCGTGCAGGAGCTCGGGAGACAGGGGATCGCCGACCTCATCGACCGGTGCTGCGACCATGCTCGCCGGTTCGCCGATGCGTTGAGCGCCGCCGGGCTCGAGGTCGTCAACGATGTGGTGCTCAACCAGGTGCTCGTCGGGTTTGGCGGTCAGGGCGCGGAGGCTGACCGTCGCACTGATGCCGTGATCGCCCGGATCCAGCAGGACGGCACCGCCTGGATGGGTGGCACCACGTGGCGTGGTCGACGGCTGATGCGGATCGCCGTCTCCAACCACCTGACCACCACTGCAGACATCGATGTCTCCGTCGAGGCCGTCCTGCGAGCAGCGCGGGGCCTCACCGACTGA
- a CDS encoding NAD(P)/FAD-dependent oxidoreductase: protein MTTTASTSSDGVVVVGAGLAGANVVEELRTRGFAGPVTLIGDEPDLPYERPPLSKGYLQGGAEIDEAYVHPASWYAEHDVTTRLGQSVVAIDREAREVEISGGERLRYDTLVLATGAEPRRLSLAGADLDGVLTLRRIADSDALREAIGRHARVVIVGGGWIGLEVAAAARIGGSAVTVLESAAQPLLNVLGSEVAQHFAQLHRDHGVDLRTGVSVSGLVGEHGHVTGVTVDGETLPADLVLMGVGAAANTDLARAAGLSVNSGVLVDEHLRSVDDPDVLAVGDAAEARHTASGRALRVEHWDNAIRQGKLAAATITGSSETYDWAPYFYTDQYDLGMEYVGHGSAEDETVIRGEMDSGEFLAFWLHDGTVTAAMNVNIWDVNDDLRALIGREVAPERLVDDSIALTDL, encoded by the coding sequence ATGACCACCACCGCATCCACCTCCTCCGACGGAGTCGTGGTGGTCGGCGCCGGACTCGCCGGCGCCAACGTCGTCGAGGAGTTGCGCACCAGAGGGTTTGCCGGACCCGTCACCCTGATCGGGGATGAGCCGGACCTGCCCTACGAGCGACCCCCGCTGAGCAAGGGCTATCTGCAGGGCGGAGCCGAGATCGACGAGGCCTATGTGCACCCGGCCTCCTGGTATGCCGAGCACGACGTCACCACCCGGCTCGGCCAGTCGGTTGTCGCGATCGACCGCGAAGCACGCGAGGTCGAGATCTCGGGAGGCGAGCGTCTCAGGTATGACACGCTCGTGCTGGCCACCGGCGCCGAGCCACGCCGACTCTCCCTGGCTGGTGCCGATCTGGACGGCGTGCTCACGCTGCGTCGGATCGCTGACAGCGACGCTCTGCGGGAGGCCATCGGGCGGCACGCCCGGGTGGTCATCGTCGGTGGTGGGTGGATCGGTCTGGAGGTCGCCGCCGCAGCCCGGATCGGAGGGTCGGCGGTCACCGTCCTCGAGAGCGCGGCCCAGCCGCTCCTGAACGTGCTGGGCTCGGAGGTTGCCCAGCACTTCGCGCAGCTGCACCGCGACCACGGGGTGGACCTGCGGACCGGGGTGAGCGTCTCAGGGCTCGTGGGTGAGCACGGCCACGTCACCGGTGTGACCGTCGACGGCGAGACCCTGCCCGCCGACCTCGTCCTGATGGGCGTGGGCGCCGCGGCCAACACCGATCTGGCCAGGGCAGCGGGGCTGTCCGTCAACAGTGGCGTCCTGGTCGATGAGCACCTGCGCTCCGTGGACGACCCAGACGTCCTGGCCGTGGGAGACGCCGCCGAGGCACGGCATACGGCCTCTGGTCGGGCTCTGCGGGTCGAGCACTGGGACAACGCGATCCGGCAGGGCAAGCTGGCTGCTGCCACGATCACCGGGAGCAGCGAGACCTATGACTGGGCGCCCTACTTCTACACCGACCAGTACGACCTGGGCATGGAGTATGTCGGCCACGGCAGCGCCGAGGACGAGACCGTCATCCGAGGCGAGATGGACTCCGGAGAGTTCCTCGCCTTCTGGCTGCACGACGGCACGGTGACAGCAGCGATGAACGTCAACATCTGGGACGTCAACGACGACCTGCGCGCACTGATTGGCCGCGAGGTCGCACCGGAGCGCCTCGTCGACGACAGCATCGCGCTCACCGACCTCTGA
- a CDS encoding ClpP family protease yields MSTETADPAHGLDHEIHRQLFDRRTLVLGEALEERNSNRLCTALLLLADADPRADIRLLINSVGGSVPGMLAIRDCMRMIPNDVVTVDLGMAYSAGQFLLSAGTRGKRFAMPHAKVLLHQGSAGIGGTAMDIAIQADDLRHTRDTVLGCIAEDTGQAVEQVEEDSRRDRWFSAPEALDYGFIDAIVENLSDVLPEHTSPIGLGSTR; encoded by the coding sequence ATGAGCACCGAGACCGCTGACCCCGCACACGGGCTGGACCACGAGATCCACCGACAACTCTTTGACCGCCGCACGTTGGTGCTGGGCGAGGCGCTCGAGGAGCGCAACAGCAATCGCCTGTGCACGGCCCTCCTGCTGCTGGCAGACGCCGACCCGCGGGCGGACATCCGGCTGCTGATCAACTCGGTCGGCGGCTCGGTGCCCGGGATGCTGGCCATCCGCGACTGCATGCGGATGATCCCCAATGACGTGGTCACCGTCGACCTCGGGATGGCCTACAGCGCAGGACAGTTCCTGCTCTCCGCGGGGACCCGGGGCAAGCGCTTCGCGATGCCACACGCCAAGGTGCTGCTGCACCAGGGCTCGGCCGGCATCGGTGGCACGGCCATGGACATCGCGATCCAGGCCGACGACCTGCGGCACACCCGCGACACCGTGCTGGGCTGCATCGCTGAGGACACCGGCCAGGCGGTGGAGCAGGTGGAGGAGGACTCCCGGCGCGACCGGTGGTTCTCGGCCCCCGAGGCGCTCGACTATGGCTTCATCGACGCGATCGTTGAGAACCTGTCCGATGTGCTGCCGGAGCACACCTCCCCGATCGGCCTGGGGAGCACCCGATGA
- a CDS encoding helix-turn-helix domain-containing protein, with product MGNVVRLDRRQPRRPGAAAPGRAAPAVTPLWREALGRQLRGEREFRGERIADVAGRAGLSPQYLSELERGKKDPSSEMLEALAGALDLAVVDLTRRTSTQLMAVAPAQRGSGQVLLAA from the coding sequence ATGGGCAACGTCGTCAGGTTGGACCGCAGGCAACCGCGCCGACCGGGCGCGGCTGCCCCGGGCCGGGCCGCCCCCGCCGTGACACCGTTGTGGCGGGAGGCCCTGGGCCGTCAGCTGCGCGGTGAGCGCGAGTTCCGCGGCGAGCGCATCGCGGACGTTGCCGGGCGGGCTGGCCTCTCGCCGCAATATCTCTCCGAGCTCGAGCGCGGCAAGAAGGACCCGTCCTCGGAGATGCTCGAGGCTCTCGCCGGTGCGTTGGACCTCGCGGTGGTTGACCTGACCCGGCGGACCAGCACGCAATTGATGGCGGTGGCGCCGGCGCAGCGGGGGAGCGGGCAGGTCCTGCTGGCCGCCTGA
- a CDS encoding ATP-binding protein — protein MTYQRRSVDDELDRLLPLAPAIALEGAKGVGKTGTARRRAHTTYFLDDPADLQSFQADPTSVRDAPGPVLLDEWQRYPSSWDVVRRWVDAGAPPGAVLLTGSASPRPGVDTHSGAGRILTRRMRPMALFERGLTTPTVSLAALLGGVSEVTGSTEVRAADYVEQIVESGFPGIRGAAAGLHRDLLDSYIAAVIDRDLDESGLRVRRTETVRRWLTAYAAASSTTTAYSKILDATTAGDGSQPAKTTTITYRDHLTRIFVLDPVPGWSPSANPFAPLQVSPKHQLVDPALAARLLGQSAVSLQAGRGRALMGALFESLATLSVRVAADRCQSRVGHLRTRPGDREIDLVVDGPEGQVLAIEVKWSRAIDDSDVRHLLWLRDKLGDDLVDTIVLTTGDRAYRRRDGVAVVPLALLGR, from the coding sequence GTGACATATCAGCGCAGGAGCGTCGACGACGAGCTGGATCGACTGCTGCCACTGGCCCCGGCGATCGCCCTCGAGGGCGCAAAGGGCGTCGGCAAGACGGGCACGGCACGGCGCCGTGCCCACACCACGTACTTCTTGGACGACCCGGCCGATCTGCAGTCGTTCCAGGCCGATCCGACCTCCGTCCGCGACGCACCCGGGCCGGTTCTTCTGGACGAGTGGCAGCGATATCCCTCCAGTTGGGATGTCGTGCGTCGCTGGGTCGATGCCGGAGCACCACCGGGCGCGGTCCTGCTGACCGGCAGCGCCAGCCCCCGCCCCGGTGTCGACACGCATTCGGGAGCGGGGCGGATACTGACCCGCAGGATGCGGCCCATGGCCCTGTTCGAACGTGGCCTCACCACACCGACGGTGAGTCTCGCAGCACTCCTGGGCGGAGTCTCCGAGGTGACTGGCAGCACGGAAGTCCGCGCCGCTGACTACGTCGAACAGATTGTGGAGAGTGGATTTCCCGGGATCCGCGGGGCCGCTGCTGGCCTGCACCGGGACCTCCTGGACTCCTACATCGCAGCGGTCATTGACCGAGACCTTGACGAGAGTGGCCTGCGGGTGCGCCGCACCGAAACCGTGCGCCGATGGCTCACTGCCTACGCAGCCGCCTCATCCACCACCACCGCCTACTCCAAGATCCTGGATGCCACAACGGCCGGTGACGGGTCCCAACCAGCCAAGACGACGACCATCACCTACCGAGACCATCTGACTCGCATCTTCGTGCTCGACCCCGTCCCTGGGTGGAGCCCGTCAGCGAACCCGTTCGCGCCACTCCAGGTCTCCCCCAAGCACCAACTCGTGGATCCAGCGCTAGCAGCACGCCTCTTGGGACAGAGCGCTGTCTCGCTGCAGGCCGGCAGGGGTCGCGCCTTGATGGGAGCGCTCTTCGAATCCCTGGCAACCCTGTCAGTGCGCGTCGCGGCTGACCGGTGCCAGTCCCGGGTGGGCCACCTGCGCACGCGGCCCGGCGACCGCGAGATCGATCTGGTCGTCGACGGCCCGGAGGGTCAGGTGCTTGCCATCGAGGTCAAGTGGTCGCGAGCCATCGACGACTCCGATGTCCGCCACCTCCTCTGGCTCCGGGACAAGTTGGGAGACGACCTGGTCGACACCATAGTTCTGACAACTGGCGATCGCGCCTACCGGCGCAGAGACGGGGTGGCCGTTGTCCCACTGGCACTCCTCGGCCGCTGA
- a CDS encoding ClpP family protease encodes MSTYSIPYVTTQSPRGERTLDIYSRLLADRIVYLGTAVDEGVANAVIAQLLHLENDNPDAPIALYLNSVGGSIPATLAIYDAMQFVRPRVDTTCVGQVVASSAVLLAGGALGHRSILPHGRVVIHAPAAEGRGTVPDLILEADEIERVRRMQEEILGLHTGHSADQVRRDTDRDLILTAQAAVDYGVVDQVLAARDVTALSA; translated from the coding sequence ATGAGCACTTACTCCATTCCCTACGTCACGACACAGAGCCCGCGCGGGGAGCGCACCCTCGACATCTACAGCCGGTTGCTCGCCGACCGCATCGTCTATCTGGGCACCGCCGTCGACGAGGGCGTGGCCAATGCCGTCATCGCCCAGCTCCTGCACCTGGAGAACGACAACCCGGACGCCCCCATCGCGCTCTATCTGAACTCGGTTGGTGGCTCCATACCCGCAACCCTGGCGATCTATGACGCGATGCAGTTCGTCCGGCCACGGGTCGACACCACGTGCGTCGGCCAGGTGGTCGCCAGCTCGGCCGTCCTGTTGGCTGGTGGCGCACTCGGCCACCGCTCGATCCTCCCCCACGGCCGAGTGGTGATCCACGCGCCGGCGGCCGAGGGGCGGGGCACGGTGCCGGATCTGATCCTGGAGGCCGACGAGATCGAGCGGGTGCGCCGGATGCAGGAGGAGATCCTGGGGCTGCACACCGGTCACAGCGCCGATCAGGTGCGCCGTGACACCGACCGCGACCTCATCCTCACCGCGCAGGCCGCTGTGGATTATGGCGTGGTCGACCAGGTGCTCGCCGCGCGCGACGTGACGGCTCTGTCTGCATAG
- a CDS encoding aconitate hydratase produces the protein MSDTTNSFGAKNTLQVGDASYEYYRITDLEGSANLPYSLKVLLENLLRTEDGKNITADHINALAQWDENADPSTEIQFTPARVIMQDFTGVPCVVDLATMREAMVDLGGDPTKINPLAPAELVIDHSVIIDVFGRPDAFERNVEIEYERNGERYQFLRWGQTAFEDFKVVPPGTGIVHQVNIEHLARTVMTREVNGELTAYPDSCVGTDSHTTMVNGLGVLGWGVGGIEAEAAMLGQPVSMLIPRVVGFKLSGSIPAGATATDVVLTITEMLRDHGVVGKFVEFYGEGVAQVPLANRATIGNMSPEFGSTCAIFPIDDVTLDYLRLTGRSDEQVDLVEAYAKEQGMWLDASVEARYSERLELDLSTVVPSIAGPKRPQDRIALTDSKPQFWADLKNYVVDGQGIEKSSVDQELADTFPASDAPSHDAHEASEQAGRPEHSARFANGKRASNPATVTLDGKEVEIDHGHVAIASITSCTNTSNPSVMMAAAMLAKSAVERGLTVPPWVKTSMAPGSKVVTGYFDKAGMWPYLEKLGFHLVGYGCTTCIGNSGPIIEEVSEAVNANDLAVTSVLSGNRNFEGRINPDVKMNYLASPPLVIAYALAGTMDFDFEAEPLGVDTEGNEVFLKDIWPNPEEVEATIATSISREMFTEDYADVFAGDERWQSLPTPDGDTFEWADDSTYVRKPPYFEGMQAEPAPVEDVSGARVLAKLGDSVTTDHISPAGSIKADSPAGRYLAEHGIERKDFNSYGSRRGNHEVMIRGTFANIRLRNQLLDGVEGGFTRNLLDGSSEPVDIYDAAQAYAEAGIPLVILSGKEYGSGSSRDWAAKGTRLLGVKVVIAESYERIHRSNLIGMGVLPLQYPEGQTADSLGLDGTETFSFSGITALNDGGIPETVHVTAQKEGGESIEFDAVLRIDTPGEADYFRNDGILQYVLRSLVSA, from the coding sequence GTGAGCGACACGACCAACAGTTTTGGGGCCAAGAACACCCTCCAGGTGGGTGACGCCAGCTATGAGTACTACCGCATCACCGATCTCGAGGGCTCGGCCAACCTGCCGTACAGCCTGAAGGTGCTGCTGGAGAACCTGCTGCGCACCGAGGACGGCAAGAACATCACGGCCGACCACATCAACGCGCTCGCCCAGTGGGACGAGAACGCCGACCCGAGCACCGAGATCCAGTTCACGCCCGCCCGCGTGATCATGCAGGACTTCACCGGCGTGCCCTGTGTCGTCGACCTGGCCACCATGCGCGAGGCGATGGTCGACCTCGGCGGCGACCCCACCAAGATCAACCCGCTCGCTCCCGCCGAGCTGGTCATCGACCACTCGGTCATCATTGACGTCTTCGGCCGGCCGGACGCCTTCGAGCGCAACGTCGAGATCGAGTACGAGCGCAATGGTGAGCGTTATCAGTTCCTGCGCTGGGGCCAGACCGCGTTTGAGGACTTCAAGGTCGTCCCCCCGGGCACCGGCATCGTCCACCAGGTCAACATCGAGCACCTAGCCCGCACCGTGATGACCCGTGAGGTCAACGGTGAGCTGACGGCCTACCCCGACTCGTGTGTCGGCACCGACAGTCACACCACGATGGTCAACGGCCTGGGCGTGCTGGGCTGGGGTGTGGGTGGCATCGAGGCCGAGGCGGCGATGCTCGGCCAGCCGGTCTCCATGCTGATCCCGCGCGTGGTCGGCTTCAAGCTGTCCGGGTCGATCCCGGCCGGTGCGACCGCGACCGATGTCGTGCTGACGATCACCGAGATGCTGCGTGACCACGGTGTGGTCGGCAAGTTCGTCGAGTTCTACGGCGAGGGTGTGGCCCAGGTGCCGCTGGCCAACCGCGCCACGATCGGCAACATGAGCCCGGAGTTTGGCTCGACCTGTGCGATCTTCCCGATCGATGACGTCACGCTGGACTACCTGCGGCTGACCGGTCGCTCCGATGAGCAGGTGGACCTGGTTGAGGCCTATGCCAAGGAGCAGGGCATGTGGCTGGACGCCTCGGTCGAGGCCCGCTACAGCGAGCGTCTCGAGCTCGACCTGTCCACGGTCGTGCCCTCGATCGCCGGGCCGAAGCGCCCGCAGGACCGCATCGCGCTGACCGACTCCAAGCCGCAGTTCTGGGCCGACCTGAAGAACTATGTCGTGGATGGTCAGGGCATCGAGAAGAGCTCGGTTGACCAGGAGCTTGCGGACACCTTCCCGGCCTCCGACGCGCCCTCGCACGATGCGCACGAGGCGTCCGAGCAGGCCGGTCGCCCGGAGCACTCGGCGCGCTTTGCCAATGGCAAGCGGGCGAGCAACCCGGCGACGGTGACCCTGGATGGCAAGGAGGTGGAGATCGACCACGGCCACGTCGCGATCGCCTCCATCACCTCGTGCACCAACACCTCCAACCCCTCGGTGATGATGGCCGCCGCGATGCTGGCCAAGAGCGCCGTGGAGCGTGGGCTGACGGTGCCGCCGTGGGTGAAGACCTCGATGGCGCCGGGCTCGAAGGTGGTCACGGGCTACTTCGACAAGGCCGGCATGTGGCCCTACCTGGAGAAGCTCGGCTTCCACCTGGTCGGTTACGGCTGCACCACCTGCATCGGCAACTCCGGGCCGATCATCGAGGAGGTCTCCGAGGCGGTCAACGCCAACGACCTCGCGGTGACCTCGGTGTTGTCGGGCAACCGCAACTTCGAGGGCCGGATTAACCCGGACGTGAAGATGAACTACCTGGCCTCCCCGCCGCTGGTCATCGCCTACGCCCTGGCCGGCACGATGGACTTCGACTTCGAGGCCGAGCCGCTGGGGGTGGACACCGAGGGCAACGAGGTCTTCCTCAAGGACATCTGGCCCAACCCCGAGGAGGTCGAGGCGACGATCGCCACCTCGATCAGCCGCGAGATGTTCACCGAGGACTATGCCGATGTCTTCGCCGGTGACGAGCGCTGGCAGTCCCTGCCCACCCCGGACGGTGACACCTTCGAGTGGGCCGATGACTCGACCTACGTGCGCAAGCCCCCTTACTTCGAGGGCATGCAGGCCGAGCCCGCCCCGGTGGAGGACGTCAGCGGTGCACGGGTGCTGGCCAAGCTGGGTGACTCGGTCACGACCGACCACATCAGCCCGGCCGGTTCCATCAAGGCCGACAGCCCGGCTGGTCGCTACCTGGCCGAGCACGGCATCGAGCGCAAGGACTTCAACTCCTACGGCTCGCGCCGTGGCAACCACGAGGTCATGATCCGCGGCACGTTCGCCAACATCCGGCTGCGCAACCAGCTGTTGGACGGTGTCGAGGGTGGCTTCACCCGCAATCTGCTGGACGGCTCGAGCGAGCCGGTCGACATCTACGACGCGGCCCAGGCCTATGCCGAGGCCGGGATCCCGTTGGTGATCCTGTCCGGCAAGGAATACGGCTCCGGCTCCTCGCGTGACTGGGCCGCCAAGGGCACCCGCCTGCTGGGCGTCAAGGTCGTCATCGCCGAGTCCTACGAGCGGATCCACCGCTCCAACCTGATCGGCATGGGCGTGTTGCCGCTGCAGTACCCCGAGGGTCAGACCGCTGACTCGCTCGGCCTGGACGGCACGGAGACCTTCTCCTTCAGCGGCATCACCGCGCTGAACGACGGCGGCATCCCCGAGACCGTGCACGTCACCGCGCAGAAGGAGGGCGGCGAGAGCATCGAGTTCGACGCCGTCCTGCGCATCGACACCCCCGGCGAGGCGGACTACTTCCGCAACGACGGCATCCTGCAGTACGTCCTGCGTTCGCTCGTTTCTGCCTGA
- a CDS encoding MmcQ/YjbR family DNA-binding protein, translating into MSQDRPARVADVHEAARSMPHVTVEEGTQDNPVYQVGGKSFVFFRNPRPDAVDTETGERLEDVIVIWVTDEDEKQALVQDEESPFFTTSHFDGHPSVLVRASRLQETTRSEIIELVQAAWLSRASRSRAQAWADGRTSR; encoded by the coding sequence ATGTCCCAGGACAGGCCGGCACGGGTAGCAGACGTCCACGAGGCTGCCCGGAGCATGCCGCACGTGACTGTCGAGGAGGGCACGCAGGACAACCCCGTCTATCAGGTGGGCGGGAAGTCGTTCGTCTTCTTCCGCAACCCCCGGCCGGATGCGGTCGACACCGAGACCGGCGAACGGCTCGAGGACGTCATCGTCATCTGGGTCACCGACGAGGACGAGAAGCAGGCTCTCGTGCAGGACGAGGAGAGCCCCTTCTTCACCACGAGCCACTTCGACGGGCACCCGTCGGTCCTCGTCCGCGCCAGCCGTCTGCAGGAGACCACCCGCAGCGAGATCATCGAACTGGTCCAGGCGGCCTGGCTCTCTCGCGCATCACGCAGCCGAGCGCAGGCGTGGGCCGACGGGCGCACGTCGCGATAG